The following DNA comes from Bathymodiolus thermophilus thioautotrophic gill symbiont.
ATTTATTAAAAAATCTTCATTTGCGTCTTTGTTAAACTTAAATTCCATATCGCCTACTTTTTATTTGTAATATATTCAGTTACTTCTAAGCCAAAGCCTTTGATAGCATTCAGTTTTCTTGGACTGCCCAAAATACGCATTTTACTCACACCCAAATCGGACAAAATTTGCGCGCCAACCCCATAAGTTTTAACATCGTTACTGCTTTCAGTTGAACGAATTAACAAAAACACACCACTGTCTTCTTTGCTAATATATGCCAGTGCATCGTTAACCCCCAAAGAATCACTGCTTTCTTGCAAAACATCGGTAAATACATTTTCCATGTGTACACGCACGCAAACAGGGGTGTCTTTATCAATATCGCCCTTAACTAAGGCAGTGTGTGTTTGCTGATGAATGCTATCCAAAAACGACACCAATGTGAAATCACCATATTTGGTGCTAAATGGACGCTCATCCACCCGCTCAATAGTTTTTTCATTTTCAATTCGATAAGAAATTAAATCTTCAATCGTACCCCACTTAATATTATGCTTTTGCGCAAACAACTCTAAATCGTCACGGCGTGCCATTGAGCCATCTTCATTTAAAATCTCAACAATCACAG
Coding sequences within:
- the ribB gene encoding 3,4-dihydroxy-2-butanone-4-phosphate synthase, with translation MKTKASIEAILEDYKQGKMIILLDDEDRENEGDLIIPAATVTKEDINFMATYGRGLICLTLTQERCQRLNLPLMVAQNNDANGTNFTVSIEAVEGVTTGISAADRAKTVLDAVAPNAKSSDIVQPGHIFPLMAQPGGVLIRPGHTEAGCDLARLAGLEPASVIVEILNEDGSMARRDDLELFAQKHNIKWGTIEDLISYRIENEKTIERVDERPFSTKYGDFTLVSFLDSIHQQTHTALVKGDIDKDTPVCVRVHMENVFTDVLQESSDSLGVNDALAYISKEDSGVFLLIRSTESSNDVKTYGVGAQILSDLGVSKMRILGSPRKLNAIKGFGLEVTEYITNKK